DNA from Serinus canaria isolate serCan28SL12 chromosome 13, serCan2020, whole genome shotgun sequence:
CAGAGCTAGTTTTCATTTGTGTAGGCGCTCCACTGAATGCGCATTCACAGGGTGGGGGAATGACATTGCTCAGGCTGCCCACAGGCCTAAAAACATTATCTTGATTTCAATTTGCATATCAGTACTGACTGTGTACTTTAAAGAAGTGACCAAGGTGATTATCTACATTTTATAGCAGGAAAACTGAGACATGCTGAGAGGGAAGGCAAGGCAAATATACCAAGGCTAAATATCACCAAGTTGCTGAGTCCTGCCCCTGTGCCTGATCTCTGCCTTCCATCTCCAGCCTTCCCCACCACTAAGCCCTCTCcagggggcaggagcagagccagggggggctcaggttttttggtttttaccTTTCCTGCTCTTAGCTTGGATGGTGCcttgggcagctcccagctctaGGCTGGGTCAGGGATTCAAAGGCTGCATGCCCAGCCcgtggcacagcccctgccccaggccaGTGTGCTGAGAGAAACCAGTCCTCccctcagctgttcctgtgAAAACATCCTGGCAAAACTTCACAGATGTCACTCATTCAGGTGGAAATCCTACTGCCTTCAGCCAGACAGATTTAGGCTTGAAAATTAGAATTAGGGAGAATCAGTCAAGCTGAGGGATTCATAGAACAGTCCTGCTTCAGCCTTTTGCAGGAAAACACTCTCATGATCACTCATCACCCTACAGTGTCCCTTCCCACAGTTTAAAGGGTGACATTGgaacccaaaacacagccaggctgatgGACTGGTTTTACTTCAAACTGAAGGCACTACACATACCTGTAAGATGACAGCAGTGTGTTCTCAATACCTCTCAGTACTGGTCTGCACCTGAAGTTGTACTGCACTTCGTGTACTCATCCCAGCCTCCCATCTTTACCTTCATCAGCTCATCAAGGAGGAGGAATGAGCTGAGTCACTGCACAaacctgctggcagagcctggcccagcctACTCCACCCACAGCACCTGGCCTTGTGAGCACCTCTGTGACACCAAGCCTCCAGCACTCCCTGGGGAATGCAGGAAGAGGGCTCTTGCTGCTGGCCATTTTCTATCACACCAGCTCATCGCTTCAATGCCTCTGAGGAAGGAGTAATGCAGAATTTTCTTGGTGATATGTGTTGTGTTGCAATGAAGTCTTATCTCAGGTGTGACTTTGATAAAACGAGAGAAGCAATGAAACCTTCTCCCTACTTTCCCAGGGGTGAAATCACAACCATGCTATCCAGATTAGTCAGGTGggtttttaaacacaaaacacTCCATCCTTGAACCCTGCCTCTGGCTCATGCAGGCTTGACTCTGAATGAGCACTGAAGTTCAGCAATGTTGTCTGAACAGGTATCAAGCCTATACTCATAATTATTGAAAAAACTTCTCAATAAGGCCAAGCCAAACTGGAGTGTTTGCAATTCCCACAGAAACAGAACGCTTTCACCAGGCAGTGTCAGTGCCTCAGAGGTAACTtgaatgcacacacacacttctgtggtttcaggggagaaaaaaaaatgttcaatgTCTGTATACTTGGAAAGACTCTTTAGAACAGAgtccttttcttcccagaacTCTGCAAGCTGGCAGAGTGCAGCACAAATCACAGCTTCAAAGGACCACGCTGGTCAATGGTTACCAACAGCTAGAGAGCaaattggattttatttttttaaaaccctaTTCCAGATATAGAAGTCATGAGGTGCTTGATCATTAACCTCTGCTTAACAACTTAATTAGTTCAATCCAGAAGCAGACCGGTGCAGAATAATCCAGTCTCTTCCCAGAACAGGTGCATCAGACCTGGCTGCAACCTCTGAACACACTCCCAACAAATGTCACCAACTCCAGGAACTTCAGGGAGagtgttttgaaataaagagGGCAGTGCCTCCATCTTCAGTCTTGCAGCATTCCTTGTGAGTGTTTAGGACAAGCCAATTAGAACCAATTACAAGTACTAGGTTTAATGCAAggcagaaaaaaccaaaacattcctGAAGTCACTGACCTGGAAGGAAAGGCAAAGCATGCAAACTAGTGTTTCAATGCAGAAACCCAAAGAGAGCCAGTGCAGCATTGCTCTCACTTTCAGCATCTCTCAATGATACAGGTTTCTATCACAGTTTTAGAGAAAACATGCTGGTTTTGCAGATTTGCTCCAGAAGTCGGACAGATTCTgttcacagctctgcctgtctgCATTAACTTTAAGCAagcagtaattaaaataataataatcttaCTGCAAACCTAACATGCAGTTAGCATGCTTTTTGAGCTATGTGTAGTTCTATATATAGAACAATTATGTTTATcatttaaaagaagaagaagaagagttTGTTTTAGGTCAATGATTCAGGCTGCTGAGATAAACACTGCTTCAAGAGGTCATGCAGAGGTTCTATCATGAAACACCTAACATTACATAAAGTCCcatgtttataaatatttattgtaaatAGGTCAAAATGGGCcaggttttaaacaaaaataatcagacATACAAGCCTAACTTTGTTTCCAGTTGGCTACTCAGAAACTCTGACAGATCCAATTCCCaatttttcacttcagtttttCACTATCAATAAGGTTCTTTATTCAGCTTAAGTTGATTGAACAACAGTGAAGTTTAAATGTTCACAGTATCATCAAGACACGTGGTAAGTACCACCTGGTCAAAAAGTCTttcaggaagagagaaaatcttAAACCACTAGCCAAGCTTTCAAACTGAGGTAGACAAGTCATGGTGACGTGAGTGCTGAAGGTCAAGGTCTATCTTTTTAAGTAATTTATCTAATAAAATGCATCAGGCAACAATTGAGATTCttattttagtatttctgaTGTGAAATACTGAGTGAGGAGCTCTCAAAGTGAGAaactttgttttgaaaaagtaTACAATTTTCGTAAATAGAAATATCCTTCTTTGACTACTAAAATAATCAGAAACACCATAGAAAACTATGCATCTTTCCTCTGATAATTTAATCCCACTAGATAACAAGCCTTGTTAAAGTAGCCAGCTACTAGCTTGCTGTTCACAGTGTAAAATATGCAATCCTTCATCTTgcttctgctctccagctgaAGAGCACAGATCAAGAAGGCTGTACCTCAGGCATTTTGACCTGTCCACACACACATAAGCTGTTTTAGTTTTTCAATCATTAAGTATAAAGTTTGTGGTCTCCCCCAACAGATCAGCACGATGGTACATACAGCATGGACAGCACATCCTAGCAGCTCCCTTTCCACAGgcacctggggctgggtttCATGCTGTGGGCTTTGGATGTAGACCCTACCACTGATTCAGTTAAAAATCCAAATAGACAGACATGgacagaaaaaatccaaactgctTCTGCAAGAGAAAGCTGAGACAGCAGCCGTGCTATTAAACCATTTTGATCACAGTAAGGCAGAGGCTAGTGGCCAAAGAACAGCTCAGAAACAGGTCTGCGTTTCACAAcaacctcttcctcctcctccgctACCTCAGAGAGTGAGGAATATGAAGGGAAGCCCCCTCTGATCTTTGGCTTCCTCCTCGGGCCCGTAGTGGCAGTCAGAAGCTTGTTTAAAGTTGAGGGCTTCCTTAAACCTTTGGTGAGATCATAGAAAGCCATGTCATCGGATATGACTCCCAGGAAAGTGCTAGTGGAGCTCAAGATTGAAGCCGCAAGCTTTGTAGACTTCTTGATGGTCACGGAGTGTTCCACGTTTTGGGAAAGGCTGGGGTCCCCCAGCAAACGCCTAATCGTAAGGGAAGTCCCTTCCTTTAAGTACTGGTGCGGCTTCTTCCCACTGTAGTCCCTCAGGTCAATCTTGGCATGGTAGCTGTAGACGAGCATGTTGATGATCTTCTCCTGGCCGTGTATAGCAGCCAGGTGCAGCGCCGTGTAGCCACCATGCGACCTAGCATCCACATTGACACGGGACCCGCCCTTCTCGGCCGCTCGGATGATGTTGGTCACCATGTCGCAGTTGCCGTTCTTGGCGGCCCAGTGCAGGGCGGTGAAGCCGGAGATGAAGTCCCTGCGAGCCGCCAGGCTGGCGTCGCCCAGCAGCAGCCCGTGGAGCTGCTGCGTCCACTGCCCGTCGGCCGCCAGCACCAGCCACTGGTGCTCCGCCTGCTCCAGGGGCACCACCGTCTCCTCGCTGGCCCGGTGGTTCTTGGGCCCCCTCCGCAGCCCGGGGGAGCGGGACCCGGCCTCCTCGTCCAGCGGCGGCGGGGACAGGGGACTGGCCGCCTGCTcgggcggccccggggcggcgggggccggcACGCAGCGCACGGGCAGCATGCAGGGCTTGGGCGGCGGCTCCCGCCGggcccccgccgcgcccccgggCAGGGGTaccccgccgccgccgccctggAACAGGCCCCGCAGCTCGGCCACGgcccgcggccccggcggcTCCTCGGGGGACGTCGTGGCGGGGTCCGGGTCGGGGACGGGAACCGGGTCGGGGACGGGAACCGGGTCGGGGACGGCAACGGGGACAGGAGCGCCGGCATCGCCCCCCGCCGGCGGGGCGGCGCGGTGCTGCCGCTTCAGCACCACGAACTTGACGCCGTCGATCTCCTTCACCGTGGCCACGGCGTTCACCGCCGCCTTGAACCGctcccgccgcgccgcccgcccctctgcctccccggccccggccccggcggccTCCAGCAGCGGCCGGAAGGCGCTCACCAGCTCGGTGTTGCGCACCCGCCCGCCGCGCTCCCTCAGGAAGCCCATCACTGCCTCCGCGCTGATGTCGAGCTCCGCCATCCCGCCGCCACAGGTGGTGGTGGAGCCGCCGCCGCGCCTGCCGCCTCCGCGCGGTTCGGATGCCGGGAGCCCGCGGGGATGGCCGGACTCGCGGGCCGGCTGCACCTGCTTCGGGCAGCGCGTCCCGCGGCCGCTCCCACGGAGGTGCTCcggccgcccgccccgccccgcacACGGAGCgcagcggccccggccccgggcccgccccgcccgcgggCGGCGCTGCCGGGAGAGCCCGGCCCGGGTGGGAGCGGCGGCACTGCGCGGGGGGACGGCCGGGAGGCGGCGGACGCAGCCCAAGAGTGGATGCGGGCATGAGAGTATCGGAGACTCCTCGGGCCACACCGAATGCTTCATCCATTTACTCGTCTTCCAGCTTCCTAAAAcgatatttttttgtttgggattttttgtttgtttggtttggtttttggggtttttttagtagCAAATAGGTGGAGCAGCATTGGGTAGAAATCACTCTGCAGAGTTTGGTCTCCGTTCCTGGAAAAGCCTCAGGTGTTCTGTTTGGACCTGTGGTCCTGCTAGGCAGGAGGCTGATGCCTCAAAATTAGCCAGAAGATGGGTGGATGGGTCGGTCTTTTGAAATATACTCACCTCTATGTGATACTACGTAGTATcatatttatatacataatCATATATTATTATCTCTGTCTTTTACCTATATTGCATCTACAATGTGGATGTATGTGTCTTTGtaaacaatgaaatatttacagcatTTACTGCATCTGTTCATGTCCACCAGGAGAAAGAGAGAGCTTCTCTTTAAATAGAGAAGCTGTCTCTGCTGTCTTATCAGTTCCTTGTGCATAAGCATTTAACATTACTGTTCTCTGCTctacaggagaaaataaatcccagaaaaatgcttttctccaGGCAAAGTAGGAGGACTGAGGACCTCTTGGGAGGATGTTCAGCCTGCAGActtgttttctcctcctctgaaTGTTGCAGTTAAGATCATTAAATCGATGCCTAAACAGTTTGTCTaggagaagagcaggagaaaCTGAGAACAGAATGAACAGTCGGTGTGGTTTGAAGACAGATAAAAGTAACTGTATGAGGATGggtaagaaaatgcaaatagatTTGGAGTTGCTTTTAATCTGAAAACTTAATAAAATGGAATATCCTTTTATGACCAAGTGACTGCCTAGTAGGGAAGTCTGTGCACCTAGTCTACCTGGACTTCAACCTGGACTTCAATACT
Protein-coding regions in this window:
- the SOWAHA gene encoding ankyrin repeat domain-containing protein SOWAHA, which encodes MAELDISAEAVMGFLRERGGRVRNTELVSAFRPLLEAAGAGAGEAEGRAARRERFKAAVNAVATVKEIDGVKFVVLKRQHRAAPPAGGDAGAPVPVAVPDPVPVPDPVPVPDPDPATTSPEEPPGPRAVAELRGLFQGGGGGVPLPGGAAGARREPPPKPCMLPVRCVPAPAAPGPPEQAASPLSPPPLDEEAGSRSPGLRRGPKNHRASEETVVPLEQAEHQWLVLAADGQWTQQLHGLLLGDASLAARRDFISGFTALHWAAKNGNCDMVTNIIRAAEKGGSRVNVDARSHGGYTALHLAAIHGQEKIINMLVYSYHAKIDLRDYSGKKPHQYLKEGTSLTIRRLLGDPSLSQNVEHSVTIKKSTKLAASILSSTSTFLGVISDDMAFYDLTKGLRKPSTLNKLLTATTGPRRKPKIRGGFPSYSSLSEVAEEEEEVVVKRRPVSELFFGH